The following coding sequences lie in one uncultured Mailhella sp. genomic window:
- the trxB gene encoding thioredoxin-disulfide reductase yields the protein MMLYDAVVIGAGPAGITAALYLVRSGVSVARVENAAPGGQILSTAEIENYPGFPKSIKGWELADLFDAHLASYPVERVRGQVLSMEQTEGRTFLLHLAEDKTLEAKSVVACTGAHHRKLGAPGEDAFSGKGVSYCAVCDGNFYRGRDVAVVGGGNSALEEALYLSRIVNKVYLIHRRDAFRGAMIYQNKVREAENIELVTGSVVDEIRGGTAGVDSVAVRRLDSGETRVLPVEGVFIYVGMEPVSGYLPEGVNRDAAGFVLTDAEMCTNIPGIFAAGDIRAKRCRQVSSAVGDGATAATAASSYLEQWNA from the coding sequence CTGATGCTGTACGACGCCGTAGTCATCGGCGCAGGGCCTGCGGGCATCACCGCGGCCCTGTATCTTGTCCGCTCCGGCGTGAGCGTGGCTCGCGTCGAGAACGCCGCCCCGGGCGGACAGATACTCAGCACCGCCGAAATCGAAAATTATCCCGGCTTTCCCAAGAGCATCAAGGGCTGGGAACTGGCCGACCTCTTTGACGCGCATCTCGCCTCCTATCCGGTGGAACGCGTGCGCGGTCAGGTGCTCTCCATGGAGCAGACCGAAGGCCGCACCTTCCTTCTCCATCTGGCCGAGGACAAGACGCTGGAAGCCAAAAGCGTGGTGGCCTGCACGGGCGCGCATCACCGCAAGCTCGGCGCTCCGGGCGAAGATGCGTTCAGCGGAAAGGGCGTCTCCTACTGCGCCGTGTGCGACGGCAACTTCTATCGCGGCCGCGACGTGGCCGTGGTGGGCGGCGGCAATTCCGCCCTTGAGGAAGCGCTGTACCTTTCCCGCATCGTCAACAAGGTCTATCTCATTCACCGCCGCGACGCCTTCCGCGGGGCGATGATCTATCAGAACAAGGTTCGCGAAGCCGAAAACATCGAGCTCGTCACCGGCAGCGTCGTGGATGAAATCCGCGGCGGAACCGCAGGCGTGGACTCGGTGGCCGTCCGCCGTCTGGACAGCGGGGAAACCCGCGTGCTCCCCGTGGAGGGCGTGTTCATCTACGTGGGCATGGAGCCCGTCAGCGGCTATCTGCCCGAGGGCGTCAACCGCGACGCCGCAGGCTTCGTGCTGACGGATGCCGAAATGTGCACGAACATTCCCGGCATTTTCGCCGCGGGCGACATTCGCGCCAAGCGCTGCCGACAGGTCAGCAGCGCCGTGGGCGACGGAGCGACGGCGGCAACGGCCGCTTCGTCTTATCTGGAGCAATGGAATGCGTAA
- a CDS encoding helix-hairpin-helix domain-containing protein encodes MKKSLLALLFGLFLCAASPALAEDVELGPDAFDLNKATVEQLMDIPDANITPEMAAAIVDMAKKKPFELPEDFLKVPGLDNHTLQAINPIEHGGTLWYDPDAELTLAPSKC; translated from the coding sequence ATGAAAAAGTCTCTTCTCGCCCTTCTTTTCGGTCTGTTCCTCTGCGCCGCCTCCCCCGCCCTTGCCGAGGACGTGGAACTCGGTCCCGACGCCTTTGATCTGAACAAGGCCACGGTCGAACAGCTCATGGACATTCCCGACGCCAACATCACCCCCGAAATGGCGGCCGCCATCGTGGACATGGCCAAGAAAAAGCCCTTTGAACTGCCCGAAGACTTCCTGAAGGTGCCGGGGCTGGACAATCACACGCTTCAGGCCATCAATCCCATTGAGCACGGCGGCACCCTGTGGTACGATCCCGACGCCGAGCTCACCCTGGCTCCTTCCAAGTGCTGA
- the trxA gene encoding thioredoxin gives MSTAVTDATFESVVIKSSIPVLVDFWAPWCGPCRGIGPIVEELAAEYDGKVLVCKVNVDENTRVPSLFGIRAIPTLIVFKDGEVVDQVTGAVAKSHLVGMIEKAL, from the coding sequence ATGTCCACCGCCGTTACTGATGCCACTTTTGAAAGCGTCGTCATCAAATCCTCCATTCCGGTTCTCGTTGACTTCTGGGCTCCCTGGTGCGGCCCCTGCCGCGGCATCGGCCCCATCGTGGAAGAGCTCGCCGCCGAATACGACGGCAAGGTGCTCGTCTGCAAGGTCAACGTGGATGAAAACACCCGCGTGCCCAGCCTGTTCGGCATCCGCGCCATTCCCACCCTCATCGTCTTCAAGGACGGCGAAGTCGTCGATCAGGTGACCGGCGCCGTGGCCAAGTCCCACCTCGTGGGCATGATCGAAAAGGCTCTCTGA
- the fbp gene encoding class 1 fructose-bisphosphatase, giving the protein MSEVTAIEHLIASQRRWSPHATGQFTSLMHDLILSAKIISRNVNQAGLVDILGATGAVNVQGEQVQKLDTFANNTLVYRMQSSGAVCAVGSEEMAEPFFVPENEPHGHYVIFFDPLDGSSNIDVGVSIGTIFSIYRRSDTQNYWELTSESLMRPGIEQVAAGYFLYGSSTMLVYSTGHGVNGFTLDSSIGEFLLTHPNIQIPRVGKYYSANHGYYNYWDEATQKAVHSFSRPDGMPPRSTRYVGSLVADFHRTLLKGGIFFYTEDSKHPSGKLRLMYEAAPMAFLAEQAGGKATDGKMRILEKVPTAIHERTPLIIGSADDVDQVLEVYKENGKV; this is encoded by the coding sequence ATGTCTGAAGTCACTGCAATTGAACACCTTATAGCATCGCAACGCAGATGGTCTCCTCACGCGACGGGACAATTCACCTCGCTGATGCACGACCTTATTCTTTCGGCCAAGATTATTTCCAGAAACGTCAACCAAGCTGGTCTGGTGGATATTCTGGGCGCGACCGGTGCCGTCAATGTGCAGGGCGAACAGGTGCAGAAGCTTGACACCTTCGCCAACAATACGCTCGTTTACAGAATGCAGAGTTCGGGCGCGGTCTGCGCCGTCGGTTCCGAAGAAATGGCCGAACCCTTCTTCGTGCCCGAAAACGAACCCCACGGGCACTACGTCATCTTCTTCGATCCGCTGGACGGCTCGTCGAACATCGACGTGGGCGTGAGCATCGGCACCATTTTCTCCATCTATCGCCGCTCCGACACGCAGAACTACTGGGAGCTCACCAGCGAATCCCTCATGCGTCCCGGCATCGAGCAGGTGGCCGCAGGCTACTTCCTCTACGGCTCCTCCACCATGCTCGTGTACTCCACCGGGCACGGCGTCAACGGCTTTACCCTCGACTCCTCCATCGGCGAATTTCTGCTCACGCATCCCAACATTCAGATTCCGCGCGTGGGCAAGTACTATTCCGCCAACCACGGCTACTACAACTACTGGGACGAAGCCACGCAAAAGGCCGTGCATTCCTTCTCCCGGCCCGACGGCATGCCGCCCCGCTCCACCCGCTACGTGGGCTCGCTCGTGGCCGACTTCCACCGCACCCTGCTCAAGGGCGGCATCTTCTTCTACACCGAAGACTCCAAGCATCCGAGCGGCAAGCTGCGCCTGATGTACGAAGCCGCGCCCATGGCCTTCCTGGCCGAACAGGCCGGCGGCAAGGCCACGGACGGCAAAATGCGCATTCTGGAAAAGGTGCCTACCGCCATCCATGAACGCACGCCGCTCATCATCGGCTCCGCCGACGACGTGGATCAGGTTCTGGAAGTGTACAAGGAAAACGGCAAGGTCTGA
- the tsaD gene encoding tRNA (adenosine(37)-N6)-threonylcarbamoyltransferase complex transferase subunit TsaD, producing MLVLGIESSCDETALALVDDSGVRAAVISSQADIHALFGGVVPELASREHARLIGPLLDSLFRQADLGDDPWKAIDRIAVTRGPGLMGSLLVGVAFAKSLALARDIPLIGVDHLQGHLLAADLENSIVWPALGVLISGGHTHLYRMDGPVDMIVLGKTIDDAAGEACDKFAKAAGLPYPGGALLDALGKKGTADPHLFPRPYTHNDNLDFSFSGLKTAGALWLSQHPHAHFPAGDTPARERLDLASQELCDAAASYLLAIAETLTIKAERAMHMFTPKSIVVAGGVAANSVVRKKFAELAEKKHIPLFIPRLSLCGDNAVMIARAGWHMAKAGRVHDLSLSAIPRGQVIPQDWKPFGHALP from the coding sequence ATGCTCGTTCTGGGAATAGAAAGTTCTTGTGATGAAACCGCCCTCGCCCTCGTGGACGATAGCGGCGTCCGCGCGGCCGTCATTTCGAGTCAGGCCGACATCCACGCTCTTTTCGGCGGCGTCGTGCCCGAGCTCGCCTCCCGCGAGCACGCCAGACTCATCGGCCCCCTGCTCGACAGCCTCTTCCGGCAGGCCGATCTCGGCGACGATCCCTGGAAGGCCATCGACCGCATCGCCGTCACGCGCGGGCCGGGCCTTATGGGCAGCCTGCTCGTGGGCGTGGCCTTTGCCAAGTCGCTGGCGCTCGCCCGCGACATTCCGCTCATCGGCGTCGATCATCTTCAGGGGCATCTGCTCGCCGCAGACCTTGAAAACAGCATCGTCTGGCCCGCGCTCGGCGTGCTCATTTCCGGCGGCCACACCCACCTCTACCGCATGGACGGCCCCGTGGACATGATCGTGCTCGGCAAAACCATCGACGACGCGGCGGGCGAAGCCTGCGACAAGTTCGCCAAGGCCGCGGGCCTGCCCTATCCCGGCGGCGCGCTGCTCGACGCCCTCGGCAAGAAGGGCACGGCCGATCCGCATCTCTTCCCCCGGCCCTACACCCACAACGACAATCTCGACTTCAGCTTCAGCGGACTCAAGACCGCAGGCGCGCTCTGGCTCTCCCAGCATCCGCACGCCCATTTTCCCGCCGGAGACACCCCGGCCCGCGAAAGGCTCGATCTCGCAAGTCAGGAACTGTGCGACGCCGCGGCTTCCTACCTGCTGGCCATCGCGGAAACCCTGACCATCAAGGCCGAGCGCGCCATGCACATGTTCACGCCTAAGAGCATCGTGGTGGCCGGCGGCGTGGCCGCCAACAGCGTGGTGCGCAAAAAATTCGCCGAACTTGCGGAAAAGAAGCACATTCCGCTGTTCATTCCCCGCCTGTCGCTGTGCGGCGACAACGCCGTCATGATAGCCCGGGCGGGCTGGCACATGGCAAAGGCCGGACGCGTCCACGATCTTTCCCTTTCCGCCATCCCCCGCGGACAGGTCATTCCGCAGGACTGGAAGCCCTTCGGGCACGCTCTGCCTTGA
- a CDS encoding outer membrane protein assembly factor BamD, whose translation MRKLLLMGMLACTIFLSGCSLVDEYFLPPADDTVQEIFEAGNDAMREKNYSQAIVYYTRIKDDFPFSPYVIEAELALADAHYLDGEYPLAAEAYKDFETLHPRHEAIPYVLYQTGMSLKNSYTSIDHSATPVNEALEYFTRLHQEYPDTEYGKNAVEQIAACRKTLAQRELFIANVFWGMENYQAAWTRYQYVVRNFPDVKEEAEYAKTKGEAAFLKYRKEEAQSMREHQQGSWKDWFRWL comes from the coding sequence ATGCGTAAACTGCTTCTTATGGGAATGCTTGCCTGCACCATCTTCCTGAGCGGCTGTTCCCTTGTGGACGAATACTTCCTGCCCCCGGCGGACGACACCGTGCAGGAAATATTCGAGGCCGGCAACGACGCCATGCGTGAAAAGAACTATTCGCAGGCCATCGTCTACTACACCCGCATCAAGGATGACTTTCCCTTCAGCCCCTACGTCATAGAAGCTGAACTGGCGCTGGCCGACGCGCACTACCTTGACGGCGAATATCCGCTCGCCGCGGAAGCCTACAAGGACTTTGAAACGCTGCATCCCCGCCATGAAGCCATCCCCTATGTGCTGTATCAGACCGGCATGTCGCTGAAGAATTCCTACACGTCCATCGATCATTCGGCCACGCCCGTGAACGAGGCTCTGGAATACTTCACCAGGCTCCATCAGGAATACCCCGACACCGAATACGGCAAGAACGCCGTGGAACAGATTGCCGCCTGCCGCAAGACGCTGGCCCAGCGCGAACTGTTCATCGCCAACGTGTTCTGGGGCATGGAAAACTATCAGGCCGCCTGGACGCGCTATCAGTACGTGGTGCGCAACTTCCCCGACGTGAAGGAAGAAGCGGAATACGCAAAAACCAAGGGCGAAGCCGCCTTCCTGAAATACCGCAAGGAAGAGGCCCAGAGCATGCGCGAGCATCAGCAGGGCTCCTGGAAGGACTGGTTCCGCTGGCTGTAG
- a CDS encoding septum formation initiator family protein — MNHRTTNKAFWWKLSLLVLAVLLNFALASRIVWGSHSLYTWRVLKEKQQELSQELSALDEKRAALSREIRLLKTDPAYVEKVIRQRLNYVRKNEILYLFDKNREDSEWLGAGADDRHD; from the coding sequence ATGAATCATCGCACAACAAACAAGGCCTTCTGGTGGAAGCTCTCCCTGCTCGTGCTCGCCGTGCTGCTCAACTTTGCGCTGGCAAGCCGCATCGTGTGGGGTTCCCACAGCCTCTACACCTGGCGCGTGCTCAAGGAAAAACAGCAGGAACTCTCGCAGGAGCTCTCCGCGCTCGATGAAAAGCGCGCCGCCCTGAGCCGTGAGATCCGTCTGCTGAAAACCGACCCGGCCTATGTGGAAAAAGTGATTCGGCAGCGCCTCAACTATGTGAGAAAAAACGAGATTCTCTACCTCTTCGACAAGAACAGGGAAGACTCGGAGTGGCTTGGCGCAGGAGCTGACGACAGGCATGACTGA
- a CDS encoding ATP-binding protein, translating into MRRWSVFVLLFFVLLAGVVRTGEAASVPDRENSLVIGVPPHSAPLSFLNEKRDGLLGLAVDLSVKMAEELGKKIVFVQSNARKLEQKLQRGEIDAMVGLLPVNLKNDFSDVLVTPLALNRAILVAGQEHQFSMESDLAGHRVILQRGDAYIPRMLDMGCTVVQADSITNALNRLMAGQADAYVASSVEMAFYIVQSKEYRNIRVMGGSLERIPMVMMVGRRSGLLERLTSALVRLEENGEVERLRSKWLGRSLYVPSLWELYRYHILCSVALLACILIASVTWIYALKRQVRKVSRRLIRSERKYRDLIEESPDIILLLDENGRITLSNRAARSALHIAGSGYSAMLMEALCTEVNGCLERFVQLIPRQGALRREITLAAGTDEELVLEVNLFMADMESSPYAVCLIGRDMTERRRLDAQVMEMERLAVLGKLAAGVAHEINNPIGIVMAHAEIALEDCPEDSPLRPMLKAIYRNGERAVNTTRRLLNMALPSSVEYETQNLAQIVREALFFLKPRLRAVKVDAVMLPAELCIRGNRILLEQLVLNLLINALDSMEGRAEQDRALVIEGRCREGRAVLDISDTGSGISEENRKKIFDPFFSTKGNKGFGLGLYISRHIVELHEGDIDVSSELDAGSTMSLSFAVVQKSGC; encoded by the coding sequence ATGCGTCGCTGGTCCGTATTTGTACTGTTGTTTTTTGTTCTGCTTGCGGGAGTTGTGCGGACGGGCGAAGCCGCATCCGTGCCTGACCGGGAGAACAGTCTTGTCATCGGCGTTCCTCCGCATTCTGCGCCGCTGTCGTTTCTCAACGAAAAGAGGGACGGCCTTCTCGGGCTGGCCGTGGATCTCAGCGTGAAGATGGCCGAGGAGCTCGGCAAGAAGATAGTATTCGTGCAGAGCAACGCCCGCAAGCTGGAGCAGAAGCTGCAGCGGGGCGAAATAGACGCCATGGTGGGCCTTCTGCCCGTGAATCTGAAGAACGATTTTTCCGACGTTCTGGTCACGCCGCTGGCGCTGAACCGCGCCATTCTGGTGGCGGGGCAGGAACATCAGTTTTCCATGGAGAGCGATCTTGCGGGGCACAGGGTCATTCTTCAGCGCGGTGACGCCTACATTCCCAGAATGCTGGACATGGGCTGCACCGTAGTGCAGGCGGACTCCATCACCAACGCGCTGAACCGTCTGATGGCCGGTCAGGCCGACGCCTACGTGGCAAGTTCGGTGGAGATGGCCTTTTACATTGTGCAGAGCAAGGAATATCGGAACATCCGGGTCATGGGCGGCTCGCTGGAGCGCATTCCCATGGTGATGATGGTGGGCAGACGCTCCGGCCTGCTGGAGCGCCTGACGAGCGCCCTGGTGCGTCTTGAGGAGAACGGCGAAGTGGAGCGGCTGCGGTCGAAGTGGCTGGGGCGTTCGCTGTACGTGCCCAGTTTGTGGGAGCTGTACCGGTATCACATTCTGTGCTCGGTGGCGCTGCTTGCCTGCATACTCATTGCGTCCGTCACCTGGATTTACGCGCTCAAGCGTCAGGTGCGCAAGGTTTCGCGCAGGCTCATACGCTCGGAGCGCAAATATCGCGATCTCATTGAGGAATCGCCCGACATTATTCTTCTGCTCGATGAAAACGGGCGCATCACGCTTTCCAACCGGGCGGCGAGAAGCGCGCTTCACATTGCCGGGAGCGGCTACAGCGCCATGCTCATGGAGGCGCTTTGCACCGAGGTGAACGGCTGTCTTGAGCGCTTTGTGCAGCTCATTCCGCGGCAGGGCGCGCTGCGCAGGGAAATCACGCTGGCGGCGGGCACGGATGAAGAGCTGGTGCTGGAAGTCAATCTGTTCATGGCGGACATGGAAAGTTCGCCCTACGCCGTATGCCTGATAGGCCGCGACATGACGGAGCGGCGCAGGCTGGATGCGCAGGTCATGGAAATGGAGCGGCTTGCCGTGCTCGGCAAGCTGGCCGCCGGGGTGGCGCATGAGATCAACAACCCCATAGGGATAGTGATGGCGCATGCGGAAATTGCGCTGGAGGACTGCCCGGAAGACAGTCCGCTGCGGCCCATGCTGAAGGCCATCTACCGCAACGGCGAGCGCGCGGTGAACACCACGCGGCGGCTGTTGAACATGGCGTTGCCGAGCTCCGTGGAGTACGAAACGCAGAATCTTGCGCAGATCGTGCGGGAAGCGCTGTTTTTTCTGAAGCCCCGTCTTCGCGCCGTGAAGGTGGACGCCGTCATGTTGCCCGCAGAGCTGTGCATCCGGGGCAACCGCATTCTGCTGGAACAGCTGGTGCTGAATCTGCTCATCAACGCGCTGGACAGCATGGAGGGCCGTGCGGAACAGGATCGGGCGCTGGTCATTGAAGGGCGGTGCCGGGAAGGGCGTGCGGTGCTGGACATTTCCGACACGGGAAGCGGCATCAGCGAAGAGAACCGGAAGAAGATTTTCGATCCGTTTTTCTCCACCAAGGGCAACAAGGGCTTCGGCCTCGGGCTGTACATTTCCCGGCACATTGTGGAGCTGCATGAAGGCGACATCGACGTGAGTTCGGAACTGGACGCCGGTTCCACCATGTCGCTCTCGTTTGCCGTTGTCCAGAAGAGCGGATGCTGA
- a CDS encoding aryl-sulfate sulfotransferase → MNRRQFLMGLSAAAAATAAPSLGWAFPSVFPHGTTIYKPEKCWNGYTVFGVETAGQGCVLIDMNGNVVHEWKNVSELEHPSKLLKGGYIMGATRQKPEMKGRTFGDPMSADLSICDWNGKIVRNIPLAGMHHDFQVEGNPTGYYSPTMDVSYKPDGKILVLSHLFTENPAITKKKPLDDDYLFEVDKDNNIVWDWKAFEHFDELKLPEDLKKTMYRFPTWQMTRTPGVKAADWMHMNAASYLGPNHWYDEDPVKYAAFNPENIICSCRQLNTCFIIDKATKKIVWQIGPTFYPDDKWEFGGKEYKRALYRLGQFVGQHHCHMIPAGLPGAGNILVYDNGGFAGYGERNPTAPMGWSNARRDYSRVVEFDPVTLKKVWEHSAATMGLRETYKFYSDYVSSAQRLPNGNTLITNGAVGQFQEVTPDHEIVWEYISPWYNPNGKFNLVYRAYRVPYDYVPQLKKPQEFAVTPPENVTFKIPASKTPYQPGK, encoded by the coding sequence ATGAATCGTCGTCAATTCCTCATGGGGCTGTCCGCAGCCGCCGCGGCCACGGCCGCGCCTTCCCTCGGCTGGGCCTTCCCTTCGGTATTCCCCCACGGCACCACCATCTACAAGCCGGAAAAATGCTGGAACGGCTACACCGTTTTCGGCGTGGAAACCGCAGGTCAGGGCTGCGTGCTCATCGACATGAACGGCAACGTCGTTCACGAGTGGAAGAACGTCAGCGAACTGGAACATCCCTCCAAGCTGCTGAAGGGAGGCTATATCATGGGAGCCACCCGTCAGAAGCCGGAAATGAAGGGCCGCACCTTCGGCGATCCCATGTCCGCCGACCTCTCCATCTGCGACTGGAACGGCAAGATCGTGCGCAACATTCCGCTCGCCGGCATGCATCACGACTTCCAGGTGGAAGGCAACCCCACCGGCTATTACAGCCCCACCATGGACGTGAGCTACAAGCCCGACGGCAAAATACTCGTCCTCTCCCATCTGTTCACCGAGAATCCCGCCATCACCAAGAAAAAACCCCTCGACGACGACTACCTCTTTGAAGTGGACAAGGACAACAACATCGTCTGGGATTGGAAGGCCTTCGAGCACTTCGACGAGCTCAAGCTTCCCGAAGATCTCAAGAAGACCATGTACCGCTTCCCCACCTGGCAGATGACCCGCACTCCCGGCGTGAAGGCCGCCGACTGGATGCACATGAACGCCGCCTCCTATCTCGGTCCCAACCACTGGTATGACGAGGATCCCGTGAAGTACGCGGCCTTCAATCCCGAAAACATCATCTGCTCCTGCCGCCAGCTCAACACCTGCTTCATCATCGACAAGGCCACCAAGAAGATCGTCTGGCAGATCGGCCCGACCTTCTATCCCGACGACAAGTGGGAATTCGGCGGCAAGGAATACAAGAGAGCCCTGTACCGCCTCGGTCAGTTCGTGGGCCAGCATCACTGTCACATGATTCCCGCGGGCCTGCCCGGCGCAGGCAACATTCTGGTGTACGACAACGGCGGCTTCGCCGGCTACGGCGAACGCAATCCCACCGCCCCCATGGGCTGGAGCAACGCCCGTCGCGACTACTCGCGCGTTGTTGAATTCGATCCGGTCACGCTCAAGAAGGTGTGGGAACATTCCGCCGCCACCATGGGCCTGCGCGAAACCTACAAGTTCTACAGCGACTATGTGAGTTCCGCCCAGCGCCTGCCCAACGGCAACACACTCATCACCAACGGCGCCGTGGGTCAGTTCCAGGAAGTCACCCCCGACCATGAAATCGTGTGGGAATACATCAGCCCCTGGTACAATCCCAACGGCAAGTTCAACCTGGTCTATCGCGCCTACCGCGTGCCCTACGACTACGTGCCGCAGCTCAAGAAGCCCCAGGAATTCGCCGTTACCCCGCCGGAAAACGTCACCTTCAAAATCCCTGCCAGCAAAACTCCCTATCAGCCTGGCAAGTAA
- a CDS encoding transporter substrate-binding domain-containing protein, with protein MFKKILMTSLLIAAATGLVAQNADARSLAEIKSSGKLLVGTTGDYKPMSYLNKETGKYEGFDAEMAASLAKKLGVKLEYVPTTWKTLTADTLAGKFDVAMCGITVTDARKKEMAMSEPYLTFGKTILVTKTKAGQFKSLADVNKPSVRVMYNPGGTNEKFAKESTPKAQLIMHEQNAEIPGLVGEGKADVMITETMEAVRYVKDNPKVAAPLVDKPFTENHFGVLMTKDHPDLLKAVNDWMAGIKADGTMTKWENQYIK; from the coding sequence ATGTTCAAGAAAATTCTTATGACCTCCCTGCTCATCGCCGCCGCCACCGGCCTCGTCGCTCAGAACGCCGATGCCCGCAGCCTTGCGGAAATCAAGTCCAGCGGCAAGCTGCTCGTCGGCACCACCGGCGACTACAAGCCCATGAGCTATCTCAACAAGGAGACCGGCAAGTATGAAGGCTTCGACGCCGAAATGGCCGCCTCCCTGGCCAAGAAGCTCGGCGTGAAGCTCGAATACGTGCCCACGACCTGGAAGACCCTGACGGCCGACACCCTCGCCGGCAAGTTCGACGTGGCCATGTGCGGCATCACCGTCACCGACGCCCGCAAGAAGGAAATGGCCATGTCCGAGCCGTACCTCACCTTCGGCAAGACCATTCTGGTCACCAAGACCAAGGCCGGTCAGTTCAAGTCCCTCGCCGACGTGAACAAGCCTTCCGTGCGCGTCATGTACAACCCCGGCGGCACCAACGAAAAGTTCGCCAAGGAATCCACGCCCAAGGCTCAGCTCATCATGCACGAGCAGAACGCCGAAATCCCCGGCCTCGTGGGTGAAGGCAAGGCCGACGTCATGATCACCGAAACCATGGAAGCCGTCCGCTACGTCAAGGACAACCCCAAGGTTGCCGCTCCTCTGGTGGACAAGCCCTTCACCGAAAACCACTTCGGCGTGCTCATGACCAAGGATCATCCCGATCTGCTCAAGGCCGTGAACGACTGGATGGCCGGCATCAAGGCCGACGGCACCATGACCAAGTGGGAAAACCAGTACATCAAGTAG
- the pgsA gene encoding CDP-diacylglycerol--glycerol-3-phosphate 3-phosphatidyltransferase — protein sequence MFVSDVMQIFSNMGWANRITMMRIGAVLPILVLIHFPNVYTCWIAMFLFVAAAVTDFLDGYIARREKQVTNFGKFLDPLADKLLICSILIEMVGLGWVPAWIVIIIIIRELAVTGLRAVAADKGVVIAADWYGKWKTVFQIIAMVPLLIHFPVMGLPVHLIGTVVLYIALVLTIFSGCNYFYLFYRQWRDHLAENN from the coding sequence ATGTTTGTGTCAGACGTCATGCAGATATTCAGCAACATGGGCTGGGCCAACCGCATCACCATGATGCGCATAGGGGCCGTGCTGCCCATTCTTGTGCTCATCCATTTTCCCAACGTCTATACCTGCTGGATAGCCATGTTTCTCTTCGTGGCCGCCGCCGTCACCGACTTTCTCGACGGCTACATCGCCCGCCGTGAAAAGCAGGTGACCAACTTCGGCAAGTTCCTCGATCCGCTGGCCGACAAGCTGCTCATCTGTTCCATACTCATCGAAATGGTGGGACTCGGCTGGGTTCCAGCGTGGATAGTCATCATCATTATCATCCGTGAACTCGCCGTCACCGGTCTGCGCGCCGTGGCCGCAGACAAGGGCGTGGTCATCGCGGCCGACTGGTACGGCAAATGGAAGACCGTGTTCCAGATCATCGCCATGGTGCCGCTGCTCATTCACTTCCCGGTCATGGGTCTGCCCGTGCATCTCATCGGCACCGTGGTGCTGTACATTGCGCTGGTGCTCACCATCTTCTCGGGCTGCAACTACTTCTATCTGTTCTATCGTCAGTGGCGCGATCATCTGGCGGAAAACAACTAG